From Oreochromis aureus strain Israel breed Guangdong linkage group 4, ZZ_aureus, whole genome shotgun sequence, a single genomic window includes:
- the dnm2a gene encoding dynamin-3 isoform X3, producing MGNRGMEDLIPLINKLQDAFSSIGQSCNLDLPQIAVVGGQSAGKSSVLENFVGRDFLPRGSGIVTRRPLILQLINNKAEYAEFLHCKGKKFVDFDEVRAEIEAETDRITGSNKGISPIPINLRVYSPHVLNLTLIDLPGMTKVAVGDQPPDIEHQIRDMLLQFITKESCLILAVTPANTDLANSDALKIAKEVDPQGLRTIGVITKLDLMDEGTDAKDILENKLLPLRRGYIGVVNRSQKDIDGRKDIRAALAAERKFFLSHPAYRHMAERMGTPHLQKALNQQLTNHIRDTLPGLRSKLQSQLLSLEKEVEEYKNFRPDDPTRKTKALLQMVQQFGVDFEKCIEGSGDQVDTNELSGGAKINRLFHERFPFELVKIVFDEKELRREISHAIKNVHGVRTGLFTPDLAFEAIVKKQIVKLKTPCLKCIDLVIQELINTVRQCTNKLNSYPRLREETERIVTTHVREREGKTKDQVLLLIDIELSYINTNHEDFIGFANAQQRSTAANKKRAIPNQGEILVIRKGWLTINISIMKGGSKEYWFVLTAESLSWYKNEEEKEKKYMLPLDNLKLRDVEKGFMSTKHIFAIFNTEQRNVYKDLRQIELACDSQDDVDSWKASFLRAGVYPEKDQEENEEPCPADTFSMDPQLERQVETIRNLVDSYIGIINKSIRDLVPKTIMHLMINSAKDFIHSELLAYLYSSGDQNSLMEESADQAQRRDEMLRMYHALKEALVIIGDISANTISTPVPPPVNDGWMQEASPTAQRRPPPTSSQPPSRPPAVRGPTPGPPLNPSPAFGAPLNPSPAFGAPPIPSRPGPPINAFNSSQDPFSAPPQIPSRPARVPPNIPRRPAPRRNQQ from the exons GGACTTCCTTCCACGTGGATCAGGTATTGTGACCCGCAGACCTCtcattttgcagctgatcaacaATAAAGCAG AATATGCTGAATTCCTGCACTGCAAAGGAAAGAAGTTTGTGGATTTTGATGAAGTACGGGCAGAAATTGAGGCAGAGACCGACAGGATAACAGGCTCCAACAAAGGCATCTCTCCTATCCCAATTAACCTGAGGGTGTACTCCCCACATG TGCTGAACCTGACGCTGATTGACCTCCCGGGAATGACTAAGGTTGCTGTAGGAGATCAGCCACCAGACATAGAGCACCAGATCAGGGATATGCTGTTGCAATTCATTACCAAGGAAAGCTGTCTGATCCTGGCAGTCACTCCTGCCAACACTGATCTGGCCAACTCGGATGCTTTGAAGATTGCAAAGGAGGTGGACCCGCAGG GTCTGCGTACCATTGGTGTTATAACAAAACTGGACCTGATGGACGAAGGGACAGATGCCAAGGATATTCTTGAAAATAAACTTCTGCCACTGCGAAGGG gttACATAGGTGTGGTGAACCGCAGTCAGAAAGACATTGATGGGAGGAAAGACATTCGTGCTGCTCTGGCTGCTGAGAGAAAGTTCTTCCTGTCTCACCCAGCCTATAGACACATGGCAGAACGCATGGGTACACCACATCTACAGAAAGCACTTAACCAG CAATTGACCAATCACATCAGGGATACCCTGCCTGGTCTGCGCAGTAAGTTGCAGAGTCAGCTTCTCTCCCTGGAGAAGGAGGTTGAGGAGTACAAGAACTTCCGTCCAGATGACCCGACACGGAAGACCAAGGCTTTGTTGCA GATGGTGCAGCAGTTTGGTGTGGACTTTGAGAAGTGCATTGAAGGCTCCGGGGACCAGGTGGACACCAATGAGCTTTCAGGTGGTGCCAAGATCAACCGCCTCTTCCACGAGCGCTTCCCCTTTGAACTAGTCAAG ATTGTTTTTGATGAGAAGGAGCTACGGCGAGAAATCAGCCATGCAATCAAGAATGTCCACGGTGTCAG AACGGGACTGTTCACTCCAGACCTGGCGTTTGAGGCCATCGTGAAAAAGCAGATCGTTAAGCTGAAAACGCCCTGTCTCAAATGTATCGATCTGGTCATTCAGGAGCTCATCAACACAGTCAGGCAGTGCACCAACAAG CTCAACTCCTACCCCAGACTGAGAGAGGAGACTGAGAGAATTGTCACAACTCATGTCAGAGAAAGAGAAGGGAAGACCAAGGACCAG GTTCTGCTGCTGATTGACATTGAGCTGTCCTACATCAACACCAACCATGAGGATTTCATAGGCTTTGCTAA TGCTCAGCAGAGGAGCACGGCTGCAAACAAGAAGAGGGCCATACCGAACCAG GGTGAGATTCTG GTGATCAGGAAAGGCTGGCTAACCATCAACATCAGCATCATGAAAGGAGGCTCCAAGGAATACTGGTTTGTCCTGACTGCTGAGTCCCTGTCCTGGTACAAAAATGAGGAG gaaaaagaaaagaagtatATGCTTCCCTTGGATAACCTGAAGCTCAGAGATGTTGAGAAAGGCTTTATGTCCACAAAGCACATCTTTGCAATCTTCAACACTGAACAGAG GAACGTGTACAAGGATCTTCGCCAAATAGAACTGGCATGTGATTCTCAGGACGATGTGGACAGCTGGAAAGCGTCTTTCCTCAGGGCTGGAGTTTATCCAGAAAAGGACCAG GAGGAGAATGAAGAGCCTTGCCCTGCAGACACATTCTCCATGGATCCTCAGTTGGAACGGCAGGTGGAAACCATCCGCAACCTGGTGGACTCGTACATCGGCATCATAAACAAATCTATTAGAGATCTTGTGCCCAAGACCATCATGCATCTCATGATCAACAGC GCGAAGGACTTCATCCACTCAGAGCTTCTGGCCTACCTCTATTCATCTGGGGATCAGAACAGCCTCATGGAGGAGTCGGCTGACCAGGCCCAGCGTAGAGACGAAATGCTGCGCATGTATCATGCACTCAAGGAAGCACTGGTCATTATTGGCGATATCAGTGCCAACACAATCTCCACCCCAGTACCACCACCTGTAAATGACGGCTGGATGCAGGAAGCCAG TCCCACCGCTCAGCGCAGGCCACCTCCTACGTCATCCCAACCCCCCAGCCGTCCACCTGCTGTGAGGGGACCAACACCAGGACCTCCCTTGAACCCTTCCCCTGCCTTTGGAGCACCACTCAATCCCTCTCCAGCCTTTGGTGCACCCCCAATCCCCTCCCGCCCAGGCCCACCCATCAATGCCTTCAATAGCAGTCAGGATCCCTTCAGTGCACCCCCGCAGATCCCCTCCCGGCCCGCTCGTGTCCCTCCCAATATTCCCAG GCGCCCGGCCCCTCGTCGAAACCAGCAGTGA
- the dnm2a gene encoding dynamin-3 isoform X5 produces the protein MGNRGMEDLIPLINKLQDAFSSIGQSCNLDLPQIAVVGGQSAGKSSVLENFVGRDFLPRGSGIVTRRPLILQLINNKAEYAEFLHCKGKKFVDFDEVRAEIEAETDRITGSNKGISPIPINLRVYSPHVLNLTLIDLPGMTKVAVGDQPPDIEHQIRDMLLQFITKESCLILAVTPANTDLANSDALKIAKEVDPQGLRTIGVITKLDLMDEGTDAKDILENKLLPLRRGYIGVVNRSQKDIDGRKDIRAALAAERKFFLSHPAYRHMAERMGTPHLQKALNQQLTNHIRDTLPGLRSKLQSQLLSLEKEVEEYKNFRPDDPTRKTKALLQMVQQFGVDFEKCIEGSGDQVDTNELSGGAKINRLFHERFPFELVKIVFDEKELRREISHAIKNVHGVRTGLFTPDLAFEAIVKKQILKLKEPSLKCVDLVVSELTALVMKCAVKLNSYPRLREETERIVTTHVREREGKTKDQVLLLIDIELSYINTNHEDFIGFANAQQRSTAANKKRAIPNQVIRKGWLTINISIMKGGSKEYWFVLTAESLSWYKNEEEKEKKYMLPLDNLKLRDVEKGFMSTKHIFAIFNTEQRNVYKDLRQIELACDSQDDVDSWKASFLRAGVYPEKDQEENEEPCPADTFSMDPQLERQVETIRNLVDSYIGIINKSIRDLVPKTIMHLMINSAKDFIHSELLAYLYSSGDQNSLMEESADQAQRRDEMLRMYHALKEALVIIGDISANTISTPVPPPVNDGWMQEASPTAQRRPPPTSSQPPSRPPAVRGPTPGPPLNPSPAFGAPLNPSPAFGAPPIPSRPGPPINAFNSSQDPFSAPPQIPSRPARVPPNIPSRRPPGAPSHRPTIIRPAEPSLLD, from the exons GGACTTCCTTCCACGTGGATCAGGTATTGTGACCCGCAGACCTCtcattttgcagctgatcaacaATAAAGCAG AATATGCTGAATTCCTGCACTGCAAAGGAAAGAAGTTTGTGGATTTTGATGAAGTACGGGCAGAAATTGAGGCAGAGACCGACAGGATAACAGGCTCCAACAAAGGCATCTCTCCTATCCCAATTAACCTGAGGGTGTACTCCCCACATG TGCTGAACCTGACGCTGATTGACCTCCCGGGAATGACTAAGGTTGCTGTAGGAGATCAGCCACCAGACATAGAGCACCAGATCAGGGATATGCTGTTGCAATTCATTACCAAGGAAAGCTGTCTGATCCTGGCAGTCACTCCTGCCAACACTGATCTGGCCAACTCGGATGCTTTGAAGATTGCAAAGGAGGTGGACCCGCAGG GTCTGCGTACCATTGGTGTTATAACAAAACTGGACCTGATGGACGAAGGGACAGATGCCAAGGATATTCTTGAAAATAAACTTCTGCCACTGCGAAGGG gttACATAGGTGTGGTGAACCGCAGTCAGAAAGACATTGATGGGAGGAAAGACATTCGTGCTGCTCTGGCTGCTGAGAGAAAGTTCTTCCTGTCTCACCCAGCCTATAGACACATGGCAGAACGCATGGGTACACCACATCTACAGAAAGCACTTAACCAG CAATTGACCAATCACATCAGGGATACCCTGCCTGGTCTGCGCAGTAAGTTGCAGAGTCAGCTTCTCTCCCTGGAGAAGGAGGTTGAGGAGTACAAGAACTTCCGTCCAGATGACCCGACACGGAAGACCAAGGCTTTGTTGCA GATGGTGCAGCAGTTTGGTGTGGACTTTGAGAAGTGCATTGAAGGCTCCGGGGACCAGGTGGACACCAATGAGCTTTCAGGTGGTGCCAAGATCAACCGCCTCTTCCACGAGCGCTTCCCCTTTGAACTAGTCAAG ATTGTTTTTGATGAGAAGGAGCTACGGCGAGAAATCAGCCATGCAATCAAGAATGTCCACGGTGTCAG AACGGGGCTCTTCACCCCTGACCTGGCTTTCGAGGCGATTGTCAAAAAGCAGATCCTCAAACTCAAAGAGCCCAGCCTCAAATGTGTGGACCTGGTGGTTTCTGAGCTCACCGCACTCGTCATGAAGTGTGCCGTTAAG CTCAACTCCTACCCCAGACTGAGAGAGGAGACTGAGAGAATTGTCACAACTCATGTCAGAGAAAGAGAAGGGAAGACCAAGGACCAG GTTCTGCTGCTGATTGACATTGAGCTGTCCTACATCAACACCAACCATGAGGATTTCATAGGCTTTGCTAA TGCTCAGCAGAGGAGCACGGCTGCAAACAAGAAGAGGGCCATACCGAACCAG GTGATCAGGAAAGGCTGGCTAACCATCAACATCAGCATCATGAAAGGAGGCTCCAAGGAATACTGGTTTGTCCTGACTGCTGAGTCCCTGTCCTGGTACAAAAATGAGGAG gaaaaagaaaagaagtatATGCTTCCCTTGGATAACCTGAAGCTCAGAGATGTTGAGAAAGGCTTTATGTCCACAAAGCACATCTTTGCAATCTTCAACACTGAACAGAG GAACGTGTACAAGGATCTTCGCCAAATAGAACTGGCATGTGATTCTCAGGACGATGTGGACAGCTGGAAAGCGTCTTTCCTCAGGGCTGGAGTTTATCCAGAAAAGGACCAG GAGGAGAATGAAGAGCCTTGCCCTGCAGACACATTCTCCATGGATCCTCAGTTGGAACGGCAGGTGGAAACCATCCGCAACCTGGTGGACTCGTACATCGGCATCATAAACAAATCTATTAGAGATCTTGTGCCCAAGACCATCATGCATCTCATGATCAACAGC GCGAAGGACTTCATCCACTCAGAGCTTCTGGCCTACCTCTATTCATCTGGGGATCAGAACAGCCTCATGGAGGAGTCGGCTGACCAGGCCCAGCGTAGAGACGAAATGCTGCGCATGTATCATGCACTCAAGGAAGCACTGGTCATTATTGGCGATATCAGTGCCAACACAATCTCCACCCCAGTACCACCACCTGTAAATGACGGCTGGATGCAGGAAGCCAG TCCCACCGCTCAGCGCAGGCCACCTCCTACGTCATCCCAACCCCCCAGCCGTCCACCTGCTGTGAGGGGACCAACACCAGGACCTCCCTTGAACCCTTCCCCTGCCTTTGGAGCACCACTCAATCCCTCTCCAGCCTTTGGTGCACCCCCAATCCCCTCCCGCCCAGGCCCACCCATCAATGCCTTCAATAGCAGTCAGGATCCCTTCAGTGCACCCCCGCAGATCCCCTCCCGGCCCGCTCGTGTCCCTCCCAATATTCCCAG CCGAAGACCCCCTGGTGCTCCTTCtcaccggcccaccattattcGCCCTGCTGAGCCCTCCCTGCTAGACTAG
- the dnm2a gene encoding dynamin-3 isoform X4, with protein MGNRGMEDLIPLINKLQDAFSSIGQSCNLDLPQIAVVGGQSAGKSSVLENFVGRDFLPRGSGIVTRRPLILQLINNKAEYAEFLHCKGKKFVDFDEVRAEIEAETDRITGSNKGISPIPINLRVYSPHVLNLTLIDLPGMTKVAVGDQPPDIEHQIRDMLLQFITKESCLILAVTPANTDLANSDALKIAKEVDPQGLRTIGVITKLDLMDEGTDAKDILENKLLPLRRGYIGVVNRSQKDIDGRKDIRAALAAERKFFLSHPAYRHMAERMGTPHLQKALNQQLTNHIRDTLPGLRSKLQSQLLSLEKEVEEYKNFRPDDPTRKTKALLQMVQQFGVDFEKCIEGSGDQVDTNELSGGAKINRLFHERFPFELVKIVFDEKELRREISHAIKNVHGVRTGLFTPDLAFEAIVKKQILKLKEPSLKCVDLVVSELTALVMKCAVKLNSYPRLREETERIVTTHVREREGKTKDQVLLLIDIELSYINTNHEDFIGFANAQQRSTAANKKRAIPNQGEILVIRKGWLTINISIMKGGSKEYWFVLTAESLSWYKNEEEKEKKYMLPLDNLKLRDVEKGFMSTKHIFAIFNTEQRNVYKDLRQIELACDSQDDVDSWKASFLRAGVYPEKDQEENEEPCPADTFSMDPQLERQVETIRNLVDSYIGIINKSIRDLVPKTIMHLMINSAKDFIHSELLAYLYSSGDQNSLMEESADQAQRRDEMLRMYHALKEALVIIGDISANTISTPVPPPVNDGWMQEASPTAQRRPPPTSSQPPSRPPAVRGPTPGPPLNPSPAFGAPLNPSPAFGAPPIPSRPGPPINAFNSSQDPFSAPPQIPSRPARVPPNIPSRRPPGAPSHRPTIIRPAEPSLLD; from the exons GGACTTCCTTCCACGTGGATCAGGTATTGTGACCCGCAGACCTCtcattttgcagctgatcaacaATAAAGCAG AATATGCTGAATTCCTGCACTGCAAAGGAAAGAAGTTTGTGGATTTTGATGAAGTACGGGCAGAAATTGAGGCAGAGACCGACAGGATAACAGGCTCCAACAAAGGCATCTCTCCTATCCCAATTAACCTGAGGGTGTACTCCCCACATG TGCTGAACCTGACGCTGATTGACCTCCCGGGAATGACTAAGGTTGCTGTAGGAGATCAGCCACCAGACATAGAGCACCAGATCAGGGATATGCTGTTGCAATTCATTACCAAGGAAAGCTGTCTGATCCTGGCAGTCACTCCTGCCAACACTGATCTGGCCAACTCGGATGCTTTGAAGATTGCAAAGGAGGTGGACCCGCAGG GTCTGCGTACCATTGGTGTTATAACAAAACTGGACCTGATGGACGAAGGGACAGATGCCAAGGATATTCTTGAAAATAAACTTCTGCCACTGCGAAGGG gttACATAGGTGTGGTGAACCGCAGTCAGAAAGACATTGATGGGAGGAAAGACATTCGTGCTGCTCTGGCTGCTGAGAGAAAGTTCTTCCTGTCTCACCCAGCCTATAGACACATGGCAGAACGCATGGGTACACCACATCTACAGAAAGCACTTAACCAG CAATTGACCAATCACATCAGGGATACCCTGCCTGGTCTGCGCAGTAAGTTGCAGAGTCAGCTTCTCTCCCTGGAGAAGGAGGTTGAGGAGTACAAGAACTTCCGTCCAGATGACCCGACACGGAAGACCAAGGCTTTGTTGCA GATGGTGCAGCAGTTTGGTGTGGACTTTGAGAAGTGCATTGAAGGCTCCGGGGACCAGGTGGACACCAATGAGCTTTCAGGTGGTGCCAAGATCAACCGCCTCTTCCACGAGCGCTTCCCCTTTGAACTAGTCAAG ATTGTTTTTGATGAGAAGGAGCTACGGCGAGAAATCAGCCATGCAATCAAGAATGTCCACGGTGTCAG AACGGGGCTCTTCACCCCTGACCTGGCTTTCGAGGCGATTGTCAAAAAGCAGATCCTCAAACTCAAAGAGCCCAGCCTCAAATGTGTGGACCTGGTGGTTTCTGAGCTCACCGCACTCGTCATGAAGTGTGCCGTTAAG CTCAACTCCTACCCCAGACTGAGAGAGGAGACTGAGAGAATTGTCACAACTCATGTCAGAGAAAGAGAAGGGAAGACCAAGGACCAG GTTCTGCTGCTGATTGACATTGAGCTGTCCTACATCAACACCAACCATGAGGATTTCATAGGCTTTGCTAA TGCTCAGCAGAGGAGCACGGCTGCAAACAAGAAGAGGGCCATACCGAACCAG GGTGAGATTCTG GTGATCAGGAAAGGCTGGCTAACCATCAACATCAGCATCATGAAAGGAGGCTCCAAGGAATACTGGTTTGTCCTGACTGCTGAGTCCCTGTCCTGGTACAAAAATGAGGAG gaaaaagaaaagaagtatATGCTTCCCTTGGATAACCTGAAGCTCAGAGATGTTGAGAAAGGCTTTATGTCCACAAAGCACATCTTTGCAATCTTCAACACTGAACAGAG GAACGTGTACAAGGATCTTCGCCAAATAGAACTGGCATGTGATTCTCAGGACGATGTGGACAGCTGGAAAGCGTCTTTCCTCAGGGCTGGAGTTTATCCAGAAAAGGACCAG GAGGAGAATGAAGAGCCTTGCCCTGCAGACACATTCTCCATGGATCCTCAGTTGGAACGGCAGGTGGAAACCATCCGCAACCTGGTGGACTCGTACATCGGCATCATAAACAAATCTATTAGAGATCTTGTGCCCAAGACCATCATGCATCTCATGATCAACAGC GCGAAGGACTTCATCCACTCAGAGCTTCTGGCCTACCTCTATTCATCTGGGGATCAGAACAGCCTCATGGAGGAGTCGGCTGACCAGGCCCAGCGTAGAGACGAAATGCTGCGCATGTATCATGCACTCAAGGAAGCACTGGTCATTATTGGCGATATCAGTGCCAACACAATCTCCACCCCAGTACCACCACCTGTAAATGACGGCTGGATGCAGGAAGCCAG TCCCACCGCTCAGCGCAGGCCACCTCCTACGTCATCCCAACCCCCCAGCCGTCCACCTGCTGTGAGGGGACCAACACCAGGACCTCCCTTGAACCCTTCCCCTGCCTTTGGAGCACCACTCAATCCCTCTCCAGCCTTTGGTGCACCCCCAATCCCCTCCCGCCCAGGCCCACCCATCAATGCCTTCAATAGCAGTCAGGATCCCTTCAGTGCACCCCCGCAGATCCCCTCCCGGCCCGCTCGTGTCCCTCCCAATATTCCCAG CCGAAGACCCCCTGGTGCTCCTTCtcaccggcccaccattattcGCCCTGCTGAGCCCTCCCTGCTAGACTAG
- the dnm2a gene encoding dynamin-3 isoform X2, producing the protein MGNRGMEDLIPLINKLQDAFSSIGQSCNLDLPQIAVVGGQSAGKSSVLENFVGRDFLPRGSGIVTRRPLILQLINNKAEYAEFLHCKGKKFVDFDEVRAEIEAETDRITGSNKGISPIPINLRVYSPHVLNLTLIDLPGMTKVAVGDQPPDIEHQIRDMLLQFITKESCLILAVTPANTDLANSDALKIAKEVDPQGLRTIGVITKLDLMDEGTDAKDILENKLLPLRRGYIGVVNRSQKDIDGRKDIRAALAAERKFFLSHPAYRHMAERMGTPHLQKALNQQLTNHIRDTLPGLRSKLQSQLLSLEKEVEEYKNFRPDDPTRKTKALLQMVQQFGVDFEKCIEGSGDQVDTNELSGGAKINRLFHERFPFELVKIVFDEKELRREISHAIKNVHGVRTGLFTPDLAFEAIVKKQIVKLKTPCLKCIDLVIQELINTVRQCTNKLNSYPRLREETERIVTTHVREREGKTKDQVLLLIDIELSYINTNHEDFIGFANAQQRSTAANKKRAIPNQVIRKGWLTINISIMKGGSKEYWFVLTAESLSWYKNEEEKEKKYMLPLDNLKLRDVEKGFMSTKHIFAIFNTEQRNVYKDLRQIELACDSQDDVDSWKASFLRAGVYPEKDQEENEEPCPADTFSMDPQLERQVETIRNLVDSYIGIINKSIRDLVPKTIMHLMINSAKDFIHSELLAYLYSSGDQNSLMEESADQAQRRDEMLRMYHALKEALVIIGDISANTISTPVPPPVNDGWMQEASPTAQRRPPPTSSQPPSRPPAVRGPTPGPPLNPSPAFGAPLNPSPAFGAPPIPSRPGPPINAFNSSQDPFSAPPQIPSRPARVPPNIPSRRPPGAPSHRPTIIRPAEPSLLD; encoded by the exons GGACTTCCTTCCACGTGGATCAGGTATTGTGACCCGCAGACCTCtcattttgcagctgatcaacaATAAAGCAG AATATGCTGAATTCCTGCACTGCAAAGGAAAGAAGTTTGTGGATTTTGATGAAGTACGGGCAGAAATTGAGGCAGAGACCGACAGGATAACAGGCTCCAACAAAGGCATCTCTCCTATCCCAATTAACCTGAGGGTGTACTCCCCACATG TGCTGAACCTGACGCTGATTGACCTCCCGGGAATGACTAAGGTTGCTGTAGGAGATCAGCCACCAGACATAGAGCACCAGATCAGGGATATGCTGTTGCAATTCATTACCAAGGAAAGCTGTCTGATCCTGGCAGTCACTCCTGCCAACACTGATCTGGCCAACTCGGATGCTTTGAAGATTGCAAAGGAGGTGGACCCGCAGG GTCTGCGTACCATTGGTGTTATAACAAAACTGGACCTGATGGACGAAGGGACAGATGCCAAGGATATTCTTGAAAATAAACTTCTGCCACTGCGAAGGG gttACATAGGTGTGGTGAACCGCAGTCAGAAAGACATTGATGGGAGGAAAGACATTCGTGCTGCTCTGGCTGCTGAGAGAAAGTTCTTCCTGTCTCACCCAGCCTATAGACACATGGCAGAACGCATGGGTACACCACATCTACAGAAAGCACTTAACCAG CAATTGACCAATCACATCAGGGATACCCTGCCTGGTCTGCGCAGTAAGTTGCAGAGTCAGCTTCTCTCCCTGGAGAAGGAGGTTGAGGAGTACAAGAACTTCCGTCCAGATGACCCGACACGGAAGACCAAGGCTTTGTTGCA GATGGTGCAGCAGTTTGGTGTGGACTTTGAGAAGTGCATTGAAGGCTCCGGGGACCAGGTGGACACCAATGAGCTTTCAGGTGGTGCCAAGATCAACCGCCTCTTCCACGAGCGCTTCCCCTTTGAACTAGTCAAG ATTGTTTTTGATGAGAAGGAGCTACGGCGAGAAATCAGCCATGCAATCAAGAATGTCCACGGTGTCAG AACGGGACTGTTCACTCCAGACCTGGCGTTTGAGGCCATCGTGAAAAAGCAGATCGTTAAGCTGAAAACGCCCTGTCTCAAATGTATCGATCTGGTCATTCAGGAGCTCATCAACACAGTCAGGCAGTGCACCAACAAG CTCAACTCCTACCCCAGACTGAGAGAGGAGACTGAGAGAATTGTCACAACTCATGTCAGAGAAAGAGAAGGGAAGACCAAGGACCAG GTTCTGCTGCTGATTGACATTGAGCTGTCCTACATCAACACCAACCATGAGGATTTCATAGGCTTTGCTAA TGCTCAGCAGAGGAGCACGGCTGCAAACAAGAAGAGGGCCATACCGAACCAG GTGATCAGGAAAGGCTGGCTAACCATCAACATCAGCATCATGAAAGGAGGCTCCAAGGAATACTGGTTTGTCCTGACTGCTGAGTCCCTGTCCTGGTACAAAAATGAGGAG gaaaaagaaaagaagtatATGCTTCCCTTGGATAACCTGAAGCTCAGAGATGTTGAGAAAGGCTTTATGTCCACAAAGCACATCTTTGCAATCTTCAACACTGAACAGAG GAACGTGTACAAGGATCTTCGCCAAATAGAACTGGCATGTGATTCTCAGGACGATGTGGACAGCTGGAAAGCGTCTTTCCTCAGGGCTGGAGTTTATCCAGAAAAGGACCAG GAGGAGAATGAAGAGCCTTGCCCTGCAGACACATTCTCCATGGATCCTCAGTTGGAACGGCAGGTGGAAACCATCCGCAACCTGGTGGACTCGTACATCGGCATCATAAACAAATCTATTAGAGATCTTGTGCCCAAGACCATCATGCATCTCATGATCAACAGC GCGAAGGACTTCATCCACTCAGAGCTTCTGGCCTACCTCTATTCATCTGGGGATCAGAACAGCCTCATGGAGGAGTCGGCTGACCAGGCCCAGCGTAGAGACGAAATGCTGCGCATGTATCATGCACTCAAGGAAGCACTGGTCATTATTGGCGATATCAGTGCCAACACAATCTCCACCCCAGTACCACCACCTGTAAATGACGGCTGGATGCAGGAAGCCAG TCCCACCGCTCAGCGCAGGCCACCTCCTACGTCATCCCAACCCCCCAGCCGTCCACCTGCTGTGAGGGGACCAACACCAGGACCTCCCTTGAACCCTTCCCCTGCCTTTGGAGCACCACTCAATCCCTCTCCAGCCTTTGGTGCACCCCCAATCCCCTCCCGCCCAGGCCCACCCATCAATGCCTTCAATAGCAGTCAGGATCCCTTCAGTGCACCCCCGCAGATCCCCTCCCGGCCCGCTCGTGTCCCTCCCAATATTCCCAG CCGAAGACCCCCTGGTGCTCCTTCtcaccggcccaccattattcGCCCTGCTGAGCCCTCCCTGCTAGACTAG